A window of Rubricoccus marinus contains these coding sequences:
- the tmk gene encoding dTMP kinase encodes MLISFEGIDGSGKSTQARLLADALAARGQQVRRVREPGGADLPERVRTLLLDPALAIADRAELLLFSAARAQLVEEVIRPALASGETVIADRFYDSTTAYQGGGRGLADEAWLDAFHGFVTGGLAPARTYCIDVPLAVASRRRAGEQADRMEASGDAFYQRVRMAYLALAARQPKRIVVLDGTLSPEALHEQILADLDAFA; translated from the coding sequence GTGCTGATCTCGTTCGAAGGCATTGACGGTTCCGGAAAAAGCACGCAAGCACGGCTTCTAGCCGATGCGCTCGCCGCCAGAGGCCAGCAGGTGCGCCGCGTACGCGAGCCCGGGGGCGCGGATCTGCCCGAGCGCGTCCGCACGCTCCTGCTCGATCCTGCGCTCGCCATCGCAGACCGCGCCGAACTCCTCTTGTTCTCCGCCGCTCGCGCACAGCTCGTAGAAGAGGTGATCCGCCCCGCGCTCGCCTCTGGCGAGACCGTGATCGCGGACCGGTTTTACGACTCGACGACGGCCTACCAAGGTGGCGGCCGCGGCCTGGCGGATGAAGCGTGGCTCGACGCTTTCCACGGGTTCGTGACCGGTGGCCTCGCGCCCGCGCGCACCTATTGTATAGACGTGCCTCTGGCGGTGGCCTCCAGGCGCCGCGCCGGAGAGCAGGCGGACCGGATGGAAGCCTCTGGCGACGCGTTCTACCAGCGCGTGCGCATGGCATACCTCGCCCTTGCCGCCCGGCAACCTAAGCGCATCGTTGTGCTCGACGGCACGCTCTCGCCAGAGGCCTTGCACGAGCAGATCCTGGCGGACCTTGATGCCTTTGCATAG